One Salvia splendens isolate huo1 chromosome 12, SspV2, whole genome shotgun sequence genomic window carries:
- the LOC121759417 gene encoding E3 ubiquitin-protein ligase SIRP1-like: MEHGGARRYWCHMCSQTVNPIGEMNCPLCGSGFLEEMPDSDPDPEPPTHNDLALSLLAPILLGFVAHPLMDPEPEDHATATADADADADANANANANANANADADENANANADANADADQQLVTRQNPPAILQLLQSIRAGIQAADPDHNQDREGDARDGQRVILINQPFGNYLLGHGLDLLLQHLAENDPNRYGTPPAQREVVDALPSVTIQHPMQCAVCLDDCEEGAELKEMPCKHKFHDTCILPWLQLHSSCPVCRHQLPADDNNTAVADNRATDNGTRFSVPLLWPFTALFSPSSPSHHTDN, translated from the coding sequence ATGGAGCACGGTGGGGCGCGGAGGTACTGGTGTCACATGTGCTCTCAAACAGTGAATCCCATTGGGGAGATGAACTGCCCTCTTTGTGGGAGCGGCTTCCTCGAAGAAATGCCCGACTCTGACCCTGACCCTGAACCGCCTACCCACAATGACCTCGCCCTCTCCCTCTTGGCCCCCATCTTGCTGGGCTTCGTGGCTCATCCCTTGATGGACCCAGAACCAGAGGATCATGCTACTGCTACTGCTGATGCTGATGCTGATGCTGATGCTAATGCTAATGCTAATGCTAATGCTAATGCTAATGCTGATGCTGATGAAAATGCTAATGCTAATGCTGATGCTAATGCTGATGCCGATCAACAACTGGTGACGAGGCAGAACCCCCCGGCcatcctccagctcctccagaGCATCCGAGCTGGAATACAGGCAGCTGATCCTGATCATAATCAAGACAGAGAAGGAGACGCTAGAGATGGACAGCGTGTGATCTTGATCAATCAGCCGTTTGGCAACTATCTCCTTGGCCACGGCCTTGACTTGCTGCTGCAGCATTTGGCCGAGAATGATCCCAACAGGTATGGCACTCCGCCAGCGCAGAGAGAGGTGGTCGACGCCCTGCCCTCTGTCACCATCCAGCACCCAATGCAGTGTGCTGTATGTTTGGACGACTGCGAGGAAGGGGCAGAGCTTAAGGAGATGCCTTGTAAACATAAGTTCCACGACACGTGTATCCTGCCCTGGCTGCAGCTGCATAGTTCTTGCCCTGTGTGTAGGCATCAGCTACCGGCCGATGACAATAACACAGCAGTTGCAGATAACAGAGCTACTGACAATGGAACGCGATTCTCTGTTCCGCTTCTCTGGCCTTTCACTGCTTTGTTTTCACCTTCCAGTCCCTCCCACCATACTGACAACTGA
- the LOC121759416 gene encoding pyruvate kinase, cytosolic isozyme-like, translating into MEINKDAPVLRPKTKIVCTLGPASRSVPMAEKLLRAGMNVARFNFSHGSHEYHQETLDNLRKAMDNTGILCAVMLDTKGPEIRTGFLKDGKPVQLKQGQEILVSTDYDIKGDEKMICMSYKKLAEDVFPGSVILCADGTITFTVLACDKAKGLVRCRCENTAMIGERKNVNLPGVIVDLPTLTEKDKEDILKWGVPNKIDMIALSFVRKGSDLLEVRKLLGEHAKSILLMSKVENQEGVANFDEILANSDAFMVARGDLGMEIPIEKIFLAQKVMIYKCNIQGKPVVTATQMLESMIKSPRPTRAEATDVANAVLDGTDCVMLSGETAAGAYPELAVATMAKICLEAESTIDYSDVFKRIMSNAPVPMSPLESLASSAVRTANSAKAALILVLTRGGSTAKLVAKYRPGMPILSVVVPEIKTDSFDWSCSDESPARHSLIFRGLVPILCAGSARASHEESTEEALEFSLQHAKTKGLCKAGDAVVALHRIGTASIIKIVTVK; encoded by the exons ATGGAGATCAACAAAGACGCTCCCGTTCTCCGCCCCAAGACCAAGATCGTCTGCACTCTCGGCCCTGCCTCCCGCTCCGTGCCCATGGCCGAGAAGCTGCTGCGCGCGGGCATGAACGTCGCTCGATTCAATTTCTCCCATGGATCTCATGAATACCATCAGGAGACGCTCGATAATCTCCGCAAGGCCATGGACAACACCGGCATCCTCTGCGCCGTCATGCTCGACACCAAG GGTCCGGAAATTCGAACGGGCTTTTTGAAAGACGGAAAGCCTGTTCAGCTTAAACAGGGTCAGGAGATCCTAGTTTCCACCGACTACGATATCAAGGGTGATGAGAAAATGATTTGCATGAGCTACAAGAAGTTGGCTGAAGATGTTTTTCCAGGGAGTGTGATACTCTGTGCTGATGGCACCATCACTTTCACTGTTTTGGCTTGCGACAAAGCGAAAGGGTTGGTACGGTGTCGCTGTGAGAACACTGCAATGATTGGTGAGAGAAAGAATGTCAATCTTCCTGGAGTGATTGTGGACCTCCCGACTTTGACAGAGAAAGACAAGGAAGATATATTAAAATGGGGAGTTCCTAATAAAATTGACATGATTGCTCTTTCTTTTGTTCGCAAAGGTTCCGACTTACTGGAGGTTCGTAAGTTGCTGGGTGAGCATGCCAAGAGCATCCTTCTGATGTCTAAG GTTGAAAATCAAGAAGGGGTGGCAAATTTCGATGAAATTCTTGCCAATTCAGATGCCTTTATGGTTGCAAGAGGTGATCTGGGAATGGAAATTCCTATTGAGAAGATATTTTTGGCTCAGAAAGTGATGATATACAAATGCAACATACAAGGAAAACCTGTGGTGACAGCTACACAGATGTTGGAGTCCATGATCAAGTCCCCAAGGCCAACTCGAGCAGAAGCCACCGATGTTGCCAATGCTGTTCTTGACGGTACAGACTGTGTCATGCTCAGTGGTGAAACAGCTGCAGGAGCTTATCCAGAACTCGCAGTTGCCACCATGGCAAAGATTTGTTTAGAAGCTGAGAGTACGATTGACTATTCTGATGTATTCAAGCGCATAATGTCAAATGCACCAGTCCCCATGAGCCCATTGGAGAGTCTTGCATCATCAGCTGTTCGGACAGCTAACTCAGCAAAAGCTGCTCTCATTTTGGTCCTAACTAGAGGAGGAAGTACTGCTAAGCTGGTCGCTAAATACAGGCCAGGCATGCCGATATTGTCAGTGGTGGTTCCTGAAATAAAGACAGATTCTTTCGATTGGTCATGCAGTGATGAATCTCCAGCTAGGCACAGCCTTATATTCAGGGGTCTGGTTCCGATTCTCTGTGCAGGATCTGCGAGGGCTTCTCATGAAGAGTCTACAGAGGAAGCGCTGGAATTTTCTCTTCAGCATGCTAAAACAAAAGGTCTGTGCAAGGCCGGGGATGCTGTCGTGGCTCTTCACCGAATTGGAACGGCGTCTATCATTAAAATTGTCACTGTGAAGTGA
- the LOC121758782 gene encoding receptor-like protein 3: MPIAWIFFFFFFLVEASSLECNQLDRDSLLRSLPSPQVWNLSSPSCCLWDGVACNPDHRITRLSLPGRGLSGSLTPFLANLTFLSHLNLSSNRLSGPIPSFINNLHLQTLDLSGNRFNGSIAGLGSMATISVNLSTNSFTGPLPSSICTTSPLLTILDFSFNQFVGGVPQEYDRCSRLQVFRAGFNSLSGPLPYHLYRLTTLKELSLPNNALSGPINDTIALLTNLAILELHDNQLTGSIPPDISSLSSLQQLQLHTNNLTGPLPPSIIHCSNLTTLLLRNNRLHGDISLVDFSKLQNLQALDLGNNTFSGQIPTTFCLCRSLTALRLAYNSFVGQLPPCMASLRNLAHLSLSDNNLSGVVGALKILRHCDNLEVLFLSRCFKDEPMPDDDDLVHLQGFQKLQILTLGGCSLKGQIPWWISKLRKLKVLNLSYNQISGPIPTWLGDMPSLFVLNLTKNTLSGELPRELGRLPALITDNSSSDLSSLALPFLFDSLQYNRLFNLPRGLKVGYNSLSGEIPAEIGQLKLLHLLDLNNNHFNGSIPAQLSGLVNLERLDVSENRLTGEIPQSLTRLHFLSYLSVAGNDLQGEIPRGGQFDTFPPASFERNHGLCGYILGKDCSTLVKTTTQEEYDSGNQWYTVPFGMGYFVGFFAVSIPLLFQCKRPS; the protein is encoded by the coding sequence ATGCCAATAGCTtggatcttcttcttcttcttctttctagTTGAGGCATCATCTTTGGAGTGCAATCAGCTGGACCGTGACTCCCTCCTCCGATCTTTACCCTCTCCCCAGGTCTGGAACTTGTCGTCCCCCTCGTGCTGCCTATGGGACGGCGTAGCCTGCAACCCCGACCACCGGATCACCCGTCTCTCCTTACCCGGGCGAGGCCTCTCCGGAAGCCTCACCCCTTTCCTCGCCAACCTCACCTTCCTTTCCCACCTCAACCTCTCCTCCAACCGCCTCTCCGGCCCTATCCCTTCCTTCATCAACAATCTCCATCTCCAAACTCTAGACCTCTCTGGTAATCGCTTCAACGGCTCCATCGCCGGCCTTGGCAGCATGGCTACCATTAGTGTGAATCTCAGCACCAACTCCTTCACTGGCCCTCTCCCCTCATCCATTTGCACCACCTCCCCTCTTCTCACTATCTTGGATTTCTCTTTCAACCAATTCGTTGGTGGTGTGCCACAAGAATACGACAGATGCTCTCGTCTTCAAGTGTTTCGAGCAGGATTCAATTCCCTCTCTGGACCTCTTCCCTACCATCTCTACAGACTCACTACCTTGAAGGAACTCTCTCTGCCTAACAACGCCCTCTCCGGTCCCATCAACGACACCATTGCCCTCCTCACGAACCTCGCCATCTTAGAGCTCCATGATAACCAACTCACAGGTTCAATCCCTCCTGACATCAGCTCCCTCTCCAGTTTGCAGCAGCTCCAGCTTCACACCAACAACCTCACTGGCCCTCTCCCCCCTTCTATCATCCACTGCTCCAACCTCACCACTCTCCTCCTCAGAAACAACCGTCTCCATGGAGACATTTCCCTCGTTGATTTCTCCAAACTCCAAAACCTACAAGCCCTTGATCTTGGAAACAACACCTTCTCCGGACAAATCCCAACCACCTTCTGCTTGTGCAGGTCTCTCACCGCGCTGCGCCTCGCCTACAACAGCTTCGTGGGCCAGCTTCCCCCCTGCATGGCCTCACTAAGGAACCTGGCCCACCTCTCCCTCTCCGACAACAATCTCTCTGGCGTGGTTGGAGCCTTAAAGATACTGAGGCACTGTGACAATCTGGAAGTGCTCTTCCTGTCTCGTTGCTTCAAAGACGAACCTATGCCGGATGATGATGACCTTGTCCATCTACAGGGGTTCCAGAAACTGCAGATACTAACACTAGGTGGATGCAGCCTCAAAGGCCAAATCCCCTGGTGGATCTCCAAGCTAAGAAAACTCAAGGTGCTCAACCTCTCTTACAATCAGATATCCGGCCCCATTCCGACCTGGTTAGGCGACATGCCAAGCCTCTTCGTCTTGAACCTGACCAAAAATACACTCTCTGGGGAGCTGCCTCGCGAGCTGGGCCGCCTGCCAGCTCTCATCACAGATAACTCGAGCTCCGACTTGAGTAGCTTAGCATTGCCCTTCTTGTTCGACAGTTTGCAGTACAACAGGCTCTTCAACTTGCCGAGGGGACTCAAGGTCGGATACAACAGTCTGAGCGGAGAGATCCCTGCGGAGATAGGGCAGCTCAAGCTTCTTCACCTGTTAGACCTCAACAATAACCATTTCAATGGAAGCATCCCTGCCCAGCTTTCAGGACTGGTGAATCTAGAGAGATTGGACGTGTCTGAGAATCGTCTCACTGGAGAGATCCCTCAGTCACTTACCAGactccacttcctgtcttacTTGAGCGTGGCGGGTAATGATCTCCAGGGGGAGATTCCGAGAGGGGGCCAGTTTGATACATTCCCACCGGCTTCTTTTGAGAGGAATCATGGCCTTTGTGGCTACATTTTAGGAAAAGACTGCTCTACGTTGGTTAAGACGACTACACAAGAAGAGTATGATAGTGGGAATCAGTGGTATACAGTTCCCTTTGGGATGGGATACTTTGTAGGATTTTTTGCAGTCAGCATTCCTTTGTTGTTTCAGTGTAAGAGACCATCATAA
- the LOC121758783 gene encoding TATA-box-binding protein 2-like isoform X3, which produces MEYHQVLEGSQPVDLSRHPSGIVPTLQNIVSTVNLDCKLDLKSIALQARNAEYNPKRFAAVIMRIREPKTTALIFASGKMVCTGAKNEAQSKLAARKYARVIQKLGFPAKFKDFKIQNIVGSCDVKFPIRLEGLALAHRAFSSYEPELFPGLIYRMKQPKIVLLIFVSGKIVLTGAKVRDETYAAFENIYPVLTGFRKVPQ; this is translated from the exons ATGGAATACCATCAAGTTCTGGAAGGGAGCCAACCAGTTGATCTGTCCAGGCATCCCTCCGGAATTGTTCCAACTCTCCA GAATATTGTCTCTACTGTCAATTTGGACTGCAAATTAGATCTTAAATCTATAGCATTACAGGCTCGTAATGCAGAATACAATCCCAAG CGTTTTGCTGCTGTGATTATGAGGATTCGAGAACCAAAAACTACAGCACTAATATTTGCATCTGGAAAGATG GTGTGTACAGGAGCCAAGAACGAAGCACAATCCAAATTGGCTGCCCGTAAG TATGCTAGAGTAATTCAGAAGCTTGGCTTCCCTGCTAAATTCAAG GATTTCAAAATTCAGAACATAGTTGGATCATGTGATGTAAAATTTCCCATTCGACTTGAAGGGCTGGCCCTTGCTCACCGTGCCTTTTCCAGT TATGAGCCGGAGCTGTTCCCTGGATTAATCTATCGAATGAAACAACCTAAGATTGTGCTGCTCATTTTTGTCTCTGGGAAGATTGTCCTTACTGGAGCTAAG GTTAGAGATGAGACTTATGCTGCCTTTGAGAATATATACCCTGTTCTCACAGGATTCCGGAAAGTTCCGCAATG A
- the LOC121758783 gene encoding TATA-box-binding protein 2-like isoform X2 encodes MEYHQVLEGSQPVDLSRHPSGIVPTLQNIVSTVNLDCKLDLKSIALQARNAEYNPKRFAAVIMRIREPKTTALIFASGKMVCTGAKNEAQSKLAARKYARVIQKLGFPAKFKYEPELFPGLIYRMKQPKIVLLIFVSGKIVLTGAKVRDETYAAFENIYPVLTGFRKVPQWYGNVVLCASVFITIAVILFICTDYLDEWIYMCLRSPSCSRVMGISSLVMEVDLA; translated from the exons ATGGAATACCATCAAGTTCTGGAAGGGAGCCAACCAGTTGATCTGTCCAGGCATCCCTCCGGAATTGTTCCAACTCTCCA GAATATTGTCTCTACTGTCAATTTGGACTGCAAATTAGATCTTAAATCTATAGCATTACAGGCTCGTAATGCAGAATACAATCCCAAG CGTTTTGCTGCTGTGATTATGAGGATTCGAGAACCAAAAACTACAGCACTAATATTTGCATCTGGAAAGATG GTGTGTACAGGAGCCAAGAACGAAGCACAATCCAAATTGGCTGCCCGTAAG TATGCTAGAGTAATTCAGAAGCTTGGCTTCCCTGCTAAATTCAAG TATGAGCCGGAGCTGTTCCCTGGATTAATCTATCGAATGAAACAACCTAAGATTGTGCTGCTCATTTTTGTCTCTGGGAAGATTGTCCTTACTGGAGCTAAG GTTAGAGATGAGACTTATGCTGCCTTTGAGAATATATACCCTGTTCTCACAGGATTCCGGAAAGTTCCGCAATGGTATGGCAACGTGGTGTTGTGTGCATCAGTTTTTATTACTATAGCagtaattttgtttatttgcaCTGATTATCTTGATGAATGGATTTACATGTGCCTTAGAAGCCCCTCCTGTTCACGTGTAATGGGCATTAGTTCCCTTGTCATGGAAGTTGATCTGGCATAG
- the LOC121758783 gene encoding TATA-box-binding protein 2-like isoform X1, with protein sequence MEYHQVLEGSQPVDLSRHPSGIVPTLQNIVSTVNLDCKLDLKSIALQARNAEYNPKRFAAVIMRIREPKTTALIFASGKMVCTGAKNEAQSKLAARKYARVIQKLGFPAKFKDFKIQNIVGSCDVKFPIRLEGLALAHRAFSSYEPELFPGLIYRMKQPKIVLLIFVSGKIVLTGAKVRDETYAAFENIYPVLTGFRKVPQWYGNVVLCASVFITIAVILFICTDYLDEWIYMCLRSPSCSRVMGISSLVMEVDLA encoded by the exons ATGGAATACCATCAAGTTCTGGAAGGGAGCCAACCAGTTGATCTGTCCAGGCATCCCTCCGGAATTGTTCCAACTCTCCA GAATATTGTCTCTACTGTCAATTTGGACTGCAAATTAGATCTTAAATCTATAGCATTACAGGCTCGTAATGCAGAATACAATCCCAAG CGTTTTGCTGCTGTGATTATGAGGATTCGAGAACCAAAAACTACAGCACTAATATTTGCATCTGGAAAGATG GTGTGTACAGGAGCCAAGAACGAAGCACAATCCAAATTGGCTGCCCGTAAG TATGCTAGAGTAATTCAGAAGCTTGGCTTCCCTGCTAAATTCAAG GATTTCAAAATTCAGAACATAGTTGGATCATGTGATGTAAAATTTCCCATTCGACTTGAAGGGCTGGCCCTTGCTCACCGTGCCTTTTCCAGT TATGAGCCGGAGCTGTTCCCTGGATTAATCTATCGAATGAAACAACCTAAGATTGTGCTGCTCATTTTTGTCTCTGGGAAGATTGTCCTTACTGGAGCTAAG GTTAGAGATGAGACTTATGCTGCCTTTGAGAATATATACCCTGTTCTCACAGGATTCCGGAAAGTTCCGCAATGGTATGGCAACGTGGTGTTGTGTGCATCAGTTTTTATTACTATAGCagtaattttgtttatttgcaCTGATTATCTTGATGAATGGATTTACATGTGCCTTAGAAGCCCCTCCTGTTCACGTGTAATGGGCATTAGTTCCCTTGTCATGGAAGTTGATCTGGCATAG